One stretch of Candidatus Saccharibacteria bacterium oral taxon 488 DNA includes these proteins:
- a CDS encoding AI-2E family transporter, with product MKVRIEIDTKTFVRFWLVVIGFGLAGLMIYSARDALMVLGTALFLALALNAPVRKLASWLPGKSRLGGTALAFALLIIILTSVIWFVVPPLVQQSAKFAETLPGLVNGVNEQWHGLKSFVEQNGLQPQIDSLMNNIRGQASSWAASFGANIIGSIGSLASFLASAFLVLVLTFLMLLEGQEWMERLWRLYRDEQRRDHHKMLVGKIYNVVTGYIVGQLTVSGIGSLCAGAFVFGMSWFIPEIAANLAMPTILLVFLLSLIPMFGATIAGVVVGLMLMLNSVSAGVIYLIYFVIYQQIENNFIAPVIQGKKVELSALAILVAVTVGLYVGGLVGGVVAIPIAGSLKVLMDDYLAHNREPQAPPRRSPLKKALKKAAETKPAE from the coding sequence ATGAAAGTACGCATTGAAATAGACACCAAAACATTTGTGCGGTTTTGGCTGGTGGTGATTGGCTTTGGGCTGGCGGGGTTGATGATTTATTCGGCGCGGGATGCGCTGATGGTGCTCGGGACGGCGTTGTTTCTGGCGCTGGCGCTGAACGCGCCGGTGCGTAAGTTGGCATCGTGGCTGCCCGGCAAAAGTCGGCTGGGCGGGACGGCGCTGGCCTTTGCGCTGCTGATCATTATCTTGACTAGTGTAATTTGGTTTGTGGTGCCGCCGCTGGTGCAACAATCGGCCAAGTTTGCCGAGACGCTGCCGGGGCTGGTCAATGGTGTTAATGAGCAGTGGCACGGGCTGAAGAGCTTTGTCGAGCAAAATGGCTTGCAGCCGCAGATTGATTCGCTGATGAATAATATTCGCGGACAGGCATCCAGTTGGGCGGCGAGTTTTGGCGCGAATATCATCGGCAGCATCGGCTCGCTGGCGTCATTTTTGGCATCGGCCTTTCTGGTGCTGGTGCTGACATTCTTGATGCTGCTGGAGGGTCAGGAATGGATGGAGCGGCTGTGGCGGCTGTATCGGGATGAGCAGCGGCGCGATCATCACAAGATGCTGGTTGGCAAGATTTATAACGTGGTGACTGGCTACATTGTTGGGCAGCTGACGGTGTCAGGAATCGGTTCGCTGTGCGCCGGAGCGTTTGTGTTTGGCATGAGCTGGTTCATTCCGGAGATCGCAGCCAACTTGGCGATGCCGACGATTCTGCTGGTGTTCCTACTCAGCCTGATCCCGATGTTTGGGGCAACGATCGCCGGTGTGGTGGTGGGACTGATGCTGATGCTCAATAGCGTGTCGGCGGGCGTCATCTATCTCATCTATTTCGTGATCTACCAGCAGATTGAGAATAATTTTATCGCGCCAGTCATTCAGGGCAAGAAAGTCGAGCTGTCGGCACTGGCGATTTTGGTGGCGGTGACGGTCGGGCTGTACGTTGGCGGCTTGGTCGGTGGCGTGGTGGCTATTCCGATCGCTGGATCGCTCAAGGTGCTGATGGACGATTATCTGGCGCATAATCGCGAGCCGCAGGCGCCGCCTCGCCGCTCGCCGCTAAAAAAGGCGCTCAAAAAAGCTGCTGAGACGAAGCCAGCTGAGTAA
- a CDS encoding rRNA pseudouridine synthase, translating into MTTPTQTSDSTDSSAQRLNKFVALAFGVSRRQADELIEQGTVTVNDQPAKLGQRITTTDIVRHGNKRLTAQAHQLILLHKPIGYLCSRASQGGVPTIYELLPKNLHHLKPVGRLDKDSSGLILLTNDGDFAHQMTHPSFYKMKRYLVTLDQPLQPLHRQMINDFGVQLPDGPSRLTLERQHDGDDRRWIVQMSEGRNRQIRRTFAALGYTVTKLHRTDFGNYTLGGIKHGEFTERPLTS; encoded by the coding sequence ATGACGACACCAACGCAAACATCCGATTCTACCGATTCATCCGCCCAGCGCCTCAACAAATTCGTGGCGCTGGCATTTGGCGTGTCGCGCCGTCAGGCTGACGAACTGATCGAGCAGGGCACGGTCACCGTGAACGACCAGCCCGCCAAGCTCGGCCAACGCATCACCACCACCGACATCGTTCGCCACGGCAATAAACGACTCACCGCCCAAGCCCACCAGCTCATCCTCCTCCATAAACCCATCGGCTACCTCTGTTCGCGCGCCTCTCAGGGCGGCGTACCGACCATTTACGAATTATTGCCAAAAAACCTTCATCACCTCAAGCCCGTCGGTCGCCTGGACAAAGATAGCTCAGGACTGATTCTCCTCACCAATGACGGGGACTTCGCCCACCAGATGACACACCCGTCGTTTTATAAAATGAAGCGCTATCTGGTCACGCTCGACCAACCGCTCCAGCCGCTCCACCGGCAAATGATCAATGACTTTGGCGTGCAGCTACCTGACGGGCCCAGCCGCTTGACACTCGAACGTCAGCACGACGGCGACGACCGCCGCTGGATTGTTCAGATGAGCGAAGGCCGCAACCGCCAAATCCGCCGCACCTTCGCTGCCCTCGGCTACACCGTCACTAAACTCCACCGGACAGACTTCGGTAACTACACCCTCGGTGGCATCAAGCACGGGGAATTTACCGAAAGGCCACTAACTAGCTAG
- a CDS encoding PAS domain-containing protein, with product MWVSFLLVSVYNTSMKWAGDVSQVGELSRFWLRRLCEAALFVGLVIVLLYAWARFIPTGYRLPIGEAITDLAAAISALVSLAALILCLWLPRRAITAASIAVYGLIILAVGSLVATSGFLASPFAAAWLSAAVFAGFFGGPVVIGTGLLVIIAITTAAITQHASLVATVGALFFGLAPLVLGFIIWRHQPRVSKLGDISELRTKLSTAEGTSDIVINTIDDGVLAISREGNIELINPSAQRIIGWNQGDALGLKWQSVIQLVTADGKDVTVTENPVMQSLINNRPAHSDKLLLRTASDKQILVSIVASPVGKDNEGIIVVFRDITKEKAEERQQAEFISTASHEMRTPVASIEGYLGLALNPATAHIDDKARDFITKAHASAQHLGRLFQDLLDISRAEDGRLKNEPRIINITTFVGEIFEGLAPRAAEKGLVCTFRPDTAATIQPAYYANVDADHLREVVANLIENAIKYTPDGEVVVDITGDDKTITISVQDSGIGIPAEDLPHLFQKFYRVDNSDTREIGGTGLGLYLSRRLTEAMSGRLFVISEYRKGSTFFLEIPRTRTDEAMRQLPTPPAPAAPPLTTEPPTAVAVQPTVPINATQPDATATVLTKSATPPVPPPNFTPLPLMPIAPSEQTATKSAIPSAPPEQAATPAPLTTPEPPTAEQKP from the coding sequence ATGTGGGTATCATTTTTGCTCGTCTCGGTCTATAATACAAGCATGAAGTGGGCGGGGGATGTTTCGCAAGTCGGTGAATTATCGCGATTTTGGCTGCGGCGACTATGCGAGGCGGCCTTGTTCGTCGGGCTGGTTATCGTCCTCCTCTATGCTTGGGCGCGTTTTATCCCGACCGGTTACCGGCTACCCATCGGCGAAGCCATCACCGACCTCGCCGCCGCCATCAGCGCTCTCGTCAGCCTCGCTGCTCTCATCCTCTGTCTGTGGCTACCGCGCCGAGCCATCACCGCCGCATCCATCGCCGTCTACGGCCTAATCATCCTCGCCGTCGGCTCGCTGGTTGCCACCAGCGGGTTTCTCGCCTCGCCATTCGCCGCCGCCTGGCTCAGCGCTGCGGTGTTCGCTGGTTTCTTCGGTGGACCCGTCGTCATCGGTACTGGCCTCCTTGTCATCATCGCCATTACCACCGCCGCCATCACTCAGCACGCTAGCCTGGTCGCCACAGTTGGCGCCCTATTTTTTGGCCTAGCGCCACTAGTGCTTGGCTTTATCATCTGGCGCCATCAGCCACGCGTCAGCAAGCTCGGCGACATCTCTGAACTCCGCACCAAACTATCCACCGCCGAGGGCACCTCTGACATTGTCATCAATACTATCGACGACGGCGTGCTGGCCATCTCGCGCGAGGGCAATATCGAGCTGATCAACCCCTCAGCCCAGCGGATCATTGGCTGGAACCAAGGCGATGCCCTCGGCCTCAAGTGGCAAAGCGTCATCCAACTCGTCACCGCTGACGGCAAAGACGTCACCGTCACCGAAAACCCGGTCATGCAATCACTGATCAATAATCGGCCGGCACACTCCGACAAATTACTCCTCCGCACTGCCTCGGACAAGCAAATCCTCGTCTCCATCGTCGCCTCGCCAGTCGGCAAAGATAACGAAGGCATCATCGTCGTCTTTCGCGATATTACCAAAGAAAAAGCCGAGGAGCGCCAGCAAGCCGAATTCATCTCTACCGCCAGCCACGAAATGCGCACCCCGGTCGCCTCTATCGAAGGCTACCTCGGCCTGGCGCTCAATCCAGCCACCGCCCACATCGACGACAAGGCGCGCGATTTCATCACCAAGGCCCACGCCTCGGCCCAGCACCTCGGTCGGTTATTCCAAGATCTGCTTGATATCAGCCGCGCCGAGGACGGCCGCCTCAAGAATGAGCCACGGATTATCAATATCACCACCTTTGTTGGCGAGATTTTTGAGGGCCTGGCACCGCGTGCCGCCGAAAAAGGCCTCGTCTGCACCTTCCGCCCGGACACCGCCGCCACTATCCAGCCAGCCTACTACGCTAACGTCGACGCCGATCACCTCCGCGAAGTTGTCGCCAACTTGATCGAAAACGCCATCAAATACACGCCCGACGGGGAAGTGGTCGTGGACATCACTGGTGACGACAAAACGATCACCATCAGCGTCCAAGATAGCGGCATCGGCATCCCCGCCGAAGACCTGCCGCACCTCTTTCAAAAGTTCTACCGCGTCGATAATTCCGACACTCGCGAGATCGGCGGCACTGGCCTCGGCCTGTATCTCAGCCGCCGTCTGACCGAGGCAATGTCTGGCCGCTTATTCGTCATCAGCGAATACCGCAAGGGCAGCACCTTCTTTCTCGAGATTCCTCGCACCCGCACCGACGAGGCCATGCGCCAATTACCAACCCCTCCCGCGCCGGCTGCTCCACCACTGACCACCGAGCCGCCAACCGCCGTCGCTGTCCAGCCGACCGTCCCGATCAACGCCACGCAACCAGACGCCACTGCCACTGTCCTCACTAAATCAGCCACGCCTCCCGTACCGCCGCCAAACTTTACTCCGCTGCCACTGATGCCTATAGCACCATCTGAACAAACCGCTACCAAATCCGCCATACCTTCCGCACCGCCCGAACAAGCCGCTACACCCGCACCGCTTACCACTCCGGAGCCGCCAACCGCTGAACAAAAACCATAA
- a CDS encoding cysteine--tRNA ligase: protein MSMKLHNTLTRRKDKLQPLDGQAVRMYTCGLTVYSQPHIGNWVGYIYWDVLVRLLRWQDISVIRTQNITDVGHLTSDDDNGEDKMEKGARREGKTAWDVAEQYIAIAEHEAYEVLKLVRPDHLVRATDYIQQQIDFARGLDEKGLLYKIDGDGMYFDTSRLADYGKLARLDVAGLEAGARVSVEGKRNITDFAVWKFSPTNTKRDMEWDSPWGVGFPGWHLECSTIARETLGDTIDIHTGGIDHIPVHHTNEIAQSESLTGQQFSQIWLHNNHIKVDGRKMSKSLGNIITLTDITARGFNPMAFKLAILSKHYQTEGNFTWEILEAAQARLDHWRGYAALRHQTHDTLDDDDDKDEQEGTVSLLAARQALVEKLNDNLDTPGALALIDEAFSRLDHAPLEKIHRGGLLQLLEVVDEVLGLELMDSTPDIDDEAKRLILERQQARRAKNWQTADDIRAQLDEKGIALRDTPSGQVWSYR from the coding sequence ATTTCTATGAAGCTCCACAACACCCTCACTCGCCGTAAAGACAAACTCCAGCCGCTCGACGGACAGGCGGTTCGTATGTATACCTGCGGACTGACGGTGTATTCGCAGCCGCACATTGGCAATTGGGTTGGTTACATCTATTGGGATGTGTTGGTGCGGCTATTGCGCTGGCAAGATATATCAGTGATTCGTACGCAAAATATCACTGACGTTGGGCATCTAACCAGCGATGACGACAATGGCGAGGACAAGATGGAGAAGGGGGCACGCCGCGAGGGTAAAACTGCTTGGGATGTAGCCGAACAGTACATTGCCATCGCCGAGCACGAGGCCTACGAGGTGTTGAAACTAGTACGACCCGACCATCTGGTGCGGGCAACAGATTATATTCAGCAGCAGATTGACTTTGCTCGCGGGCTAGATGAGAAGGGATTGTTATACAAAATCGACGGCGACGGCATGTATTTTGATACGTCGCGGCTAGCAGATTACGGCAAATTAGCGCGACTAGACGTAGCCGGACTGGAGGCTGGCGCGCGGGTCAGCGTCGAGGGCAAGCGCAACATCACCGACTTCGCCGTCTGGAAATTTTCACCGACCAACACCAAGCGTGACATGGAGTGGGACAGCCCGTGGGGCGTTGGCTTTCCGGGTTGGCACCTAGAATGTTCGACGATTGCTCGAGAGACGCTGGGTGATACAATTGACATTCACACCGGCGGCATCGACCACATTCCGGTACATCACACCAACGAGATTGCCCAGAGCGAGAGTTTGACCGGACAGCAATTCTCTCAAATATGGCTACACAACAATCACATCAAGGTCGATGGCCGCAAGATGAGTAAGTCCTTGGGCAACATCATCACCCTCACTGACATCACCGCCCGCGGTTTCAACCCGATGGCTTTCAAGCTGGCGATTCTCAGCAAACATTACCAAACCGAGGGCAATTTCACCTGGGAAATTTTGGAAGCGGCCCAGGCGCGGCTGGACCATTGGCGCGGCTATGCGGCGCTGCGGCACCAGACGCACGACACGCTGGATGATGACGATGACAAAGACGAGCAGGAGGGCACCGTGTCGCTGCTGGCGGCTCGGCAGGCACTCGTCGAAAAACTGAATGATAATTTGGATACGCCAGGGGCGTTGGCGCTGATTGACGAGGCGTTTTCACGACTGGATCATGCGCCGCTGGAGAAGATTCACCGCGGCGGCTTATTGCAGCTACTTGAGGTGGTCGACGAGGTGCTGGGCCTAGAGCTAATGGACAGCACGCCAGACATTGACGATGAGGCCAAGCGACTCATCCTCGAGCGCCAGCAAGCTCGCCGCGCCAAAAACTGGCAGACCGCCGACGACATTCGCGCTCAACTCGACGAAAAGGGCATCGCCCTACGCGACACCCCATCTGGTCAAGTTTGGTCGTACCGATAA
- a CDS encoding response regulator, with translation MTKILLVEDDKSLREIYGVRLLAEGYDIVSAGDGEEALAMAIKERPALIVSDVMMPKISGFDMLDILRSTTETRDVKVIMMTALSSEDQRQRGEALGADRYLVKSQVGIEDVVRTVHEVLGDAPEPAPVAPTPAMESVVANSPTASAAPQQDTPAVTLPSPTEIVVTPAPTAPITPTVHDDSAIAPAQANPDNSTPPATDPAPFVLPSTAPTPAAPSASTEQTTDPAATLPQPTAPTSSPSPQPTSHGGERVIQPLSQEPQPDMSKMMEQELSDQLESMQASPQPAPDSDDFTLPTPDVMAGPHGDLTLDALEPLPTPADDQPLDTGTAINAELANAASSQPQGDDTPFVLPTPAPMPTDPAPTPEAEQTSTPGGEPSPVTEPAQPTTPQSPTNAFPPQPPVAS, from the coding sequence ATGACAAAGATTTTACTAGTAGAAGACGACAAAAGCCTGCGCGAGATTTACGGCGTCAGGTTACTAGCTGAGGGCTACGACATCGTTTCGGCGGGCGACGGTGAAGAGGCTTTGGCTATGGCTATCAAAGAACGCCCGGCCTTGATCGTCAGCGACGTGATGATGCCCAAGATTTCTGGCTTTGACATGCTGGATATCTTGCGCTCGACCACTGAGACACGCGACGTGAAAGTCATCATGATGACCGCGCTGTCATCCGAAGACCAACGGCAACGTGGCGAAGCTCTCGGTGCTGATCGCTACCTCGTCAAGTCGCAAGTCGGCATCGAAGACGTGGTGCGCACCGTCCACGAAGTACTCGGCGACGCGCCAGAACCAGCTCCCGTCGCGCCAACTCCAGCCATGGAATCCGTAGTAGCTAACTCACCGACGGCGTCAGCCGCACCACAGCAGGATACTCCGGCGGTCACCTTGCCGTCACCGACAGAGATAGTTGTCACCCCGGCACCGACCGCACCGATAACTCCGACGGTCCACGATGATTCAGCCATCGCACCCGCTCAAGCTAATCCAGATAATTCAACCCCTCCAGCAACCGACCCAGCACCGTTCGTCCTACCGAGCACCGCGCCGACGCCGGCAGCTCCGTCCGCATCGACTGAGCAAACCACCGACCCGGCCGCCACCTTGCCACAGCCAACAGCACCGACCTCATCACCATCGCCGCAGCCGACCAGCCACGGTGGCGAACGAGTAATCCAGCCACTGAGCCAAGAACCACAGCCAGACATGTCCAAGATGATGGAGCAGGAGCTCAGCGACCAACTCGAGTCTATGCAGGCCTCGCCGCAGCCAGCGCCAGATTCAGACGACTTCACACTGCCAACGCCTGATGTCATGGCGGGGCCACACGGTGACCTGACACTGGATGCGCTTGAGCCGCTACCGACGCCAGCCGATGATCAGCCGCTTGATACTGGTACCGCGATCAATGCCGAGCTCGCCAACGCGGCATCATCACAACCACAAGGCGACGATACACCATTCGTCCTGCCCACCCCAGCACCGATGCCGACCGACCCAGCTCCAACGCCTGAGGCAGAGCAGACCTCAACTCCTGGAGGAGAGCCATCCCCCGTGACAGAGCCAGCACAGCCAACGACACCCCAGTCGCCGACCAACGCCTTTCCGCCGCAGCCACCGGTAGCCTCCTAG
- the der gene encoding ribosome biogenesis GTPase Der, protein MSSKLPTVAIIGQANVGKSSLFNRLTRARTAIVAREAGTTRDNVVGKVSYKPYKRRASSPHENAALATPPALEAVERSRGADVSAERSRSISSGDASEKSTPAQERGANTPASLSDKSIALRTALPDAFDVEETASGRAATDTHAEFWLIDTAGLKPAEDEFEATIQDQIADASAAADVILVMVDSTVYPSDADRQLAKKALKSGKPVLLVANKADLKGSLHIDEFKRLGIKTIIKTSAEHNIGISELLDNIAELIPPATDTAPDDIIRVALIGRPNVGKSNLFNTLAGKQQAIVANVAGTTRDVNRIQVRYHGQTIELLDTAGIRRQGKQETGIEKFSVLRTMQAINEADICFLLMDVNELNVGLDQRLAGIIDEAGKGLVLVVSKWDSVEGKDAYTRDELAPQISYHFKFTPYAPLIFTSSVTGQNVAKLFGLALDIHTRRRQECKTRVLNDLLQKAVAAHPPAGLKNSHPKLRYIVQTDTAPPWFVIYGSNLKFVHWSYKRYLERTLREAFNFAGTPIKLSFRDEKQLKANRERVARGLAPVTKAYKQAKNAEKDI, encoded by the coding sequence ATGTCTAGTAAACTACCTACCGTCGCCATCATCGGCCAAGCTAACGTTGGCAAAAGTTCGCTGTTCAACCGCCTGACGCGCGCCCGCACCGCCATCGTTGCCCGCGAAGCCGGCACCACCCGCGACAACGTCGTCGGCAAAGTTTCGTATAAGCCGTATAAGCGCCGCGCTTCATCTCCTCATGAGAATGCGGCACTCGCGACACCTCCTGCGCTGGAGGCTGTGGAACGTTCGCGAGGAGCGGACGTTTCAGCCGAACGCTCGCGTAGTATCTCCAGTGGAGATGCAAGCGAAAAGAGTACTCCAGCGCAGGAGCGTGGCGCGAACACGCCCGCTAGCCTCTCCGACAAGTCGATAGCTCTGCGGACGGCATTGCCGGATGCATTCGACGTGGAGGAGACGGCTAGCGGGCGCGCTGCAACAGACACTCACGCCGAATTCTGGCTCATCGACACCGCAGGCCTCAAACCTGCCGAAGACGAATTCGAAGCCACCATCCAAGACCAAATCGCCGACGCTTCCGCCGCGGCCGACGTCATCCTCGTCATGGTCGATTCCACCGTCTATCCATCAGATGCTGACCGCCAACTCGCCAAAAAAGCCCTCAAAAGTGGCAAGCCCGTCCTCCTCGTTGCCAACAAAGCTGACCTCAAAGGCTCACTCCACATCGACGAATTCAAGCGCCTCGGTATCAAAACCATCATCAAAACCTCCGCCGAGCACAACATCGGCATCTCCGAGCTGCTCGACAACATCGCCGAACTTATCCCGCCAGCCACCGACACCGCGCCTGATGACATCATCCGCGTTGCCTTGATCGGCCGTCCAAACGTCGGTAAAAGCAACCTGTTCAACACCCTGGCAGGCAAACAGCAAGCCATCGTCGCCAACGTTGCCGGCACCACCCGCGACGTCAACCGCATCCAAGTCCGCTACCACGGCCAGACCATTGAGCTACTCGACACCGCCGGCATCCGCCGCCAAGGCAAGCAAGAAACCGGCATCGAAAAGTTTTCGGTCCTGCGCACCATGCAGGCCATCAACGAAGCCGACATCTGTTTTCTGCTGATGGACGTCAACGAATTGAATGTCGGGTTAGACCAACGCCTGGCTGGCATCATCGACGAAGCAGGCAAGGGATTAGTGCTGGTGGTCAGCAAGTGGGACTCCGTCGAAGGCAAAGACGCCTACACCCGCGACGAGCTAGCGCCGCAAATTAGTTATCATTTCAAATTCACGCCCTACGCACCACTGATCTTCACCTCATCAGTCACTGGGCAGAATGTCGCCAAATTGTTCGGCCTAGCCCTCGATATCCACACCCGCCGCCGCCAAGAGTGCAAAACCCGCGTCCTCAACGACCTCTTACAAAAAGCCGTCGCCGCTCATCCGCCAGCTGGCCTGAAAAACTCGCACCCAAAACTCCGCTACATCGTCCAGACCGACACAGCCCCGCCGTGGTTCGTCATCTACGGCAGTAACCTGAAATTCGTCCACTGGAGCTACAAACGCTACCTGGAGCGGACTTTACGCGAAGCTTTTAATTTCGCTGGCACGCCAATCAAACTCAGTTTCCGCGACGAAAAACAGCTGAAAGCCAACCGCGAACGCGTCGCCCGCGGCCTGGCGCCTGTCACTAAAGCCTACAAACAAGCCAAAAACGCCGAAAAAGACATATAA
- a CDS encoding NUDIX domain-containing protein gives MITLGSVRRERQYMDTTLFQYCQKIVLFSQDGSAVLLARRRGEADYDGVFSFIGGKLESTDGGLVNGLRREKNEEIGSAAKIAVVTSISVNEYFVKTNGQAMVLPHYYARFIGGEIMLNDEYSEYRWVNLRELDQFEPKIETVAPTVEAVQKIMRVATEADYREI, from the coding sequence ATGATAACTCTAGGAAGTGTAAGGCGAGAAAGGCAATATATGGATACAACCTTGTTTCAGTACTGTCAAAAAATAGTGCTATTCAGTCAAGACGGCTCTGCCGTGCTGCTCGCTAGGCGCCGCGGGGAGGCTGATTATGATGGCGTGTTCTCGTTTATTGGCGGCAAGTTGGAGTCGACGGATGGTGGCCTGGTAAATGGTCTTCGGCGGGAGAAAAACGAGGAAATTGGCTCGGCCGCTAAAATTGCGGTGGTAACGAGTATCAGTGTTAATGAATATTTTGTCAAAACTAATGGACAGGCCATGGTGCTGCCACATTATTATGCCCGGTTTATTGGCGGTGAAATTATGCTCAATGATGAGTATTCTGAGTATCGGTGGGTGAACCTGCGTGAGTTAGATCAGTTTGAACCAAAGATTGAGACAGTTGCCCCTACGGTTGAGGCTGTCCAAAAAATTATGCGAGTCGCCACCGAGGCGGATTATCGAGAGATATAG